DNA from Megalops cyprinoides isolate fMegCyp1 chromosome 14, fMegCyp1.pri, whole genome shotgun sequence:
AAGGACGCTGTCAGACTGCAATAAAACGCAGCAATGACTGTAGTCGGAACTCGAAAGCAAGGACTACCAGCTGACACTGGCCGAGGAAGGTGctgcaatatatttttacagcCTCTGCGCACACCGGGTGTTCAAAGCCAGATTTAGCAATGCGAGCGGTAGCCAGTATCTCAAAGTGCATTGAATGACTGATCTTTGACGTCACAGACTGATTCTACAACGCCGCTTGATTTAGTCTCGACTGACCGATGTGCTGGTCGCACATTTTCATATCAAACTGCCAATTTCCTTTTATGATATAAAAGACTTTTTAAGATGCACTGGCAACATATGGTATTAACATGCTACAAAGAAAAGTATGCTGTACATCATATTCTTAAATATCAAGAAAGCAGTAGCCTAATAGAaattggtgtttgttttttaactcAAAGTAAACacttttattgtaaatgttctTTCTCTTCTTAATAGAACATTATTAATGATTTGCCTCTAGGTCAACTGCTATACCTAAAATGCtactaaatgctaataatgctaataatgctaataataataataataataataataataataataataataatggtaataataataataatacgttTTCAGCACTTTAACATATTTTGCCATCATTTTGCTCTTCTGTTCAAACGCCTCTCAACAAAGTCCCATTAATAATCAAAAaacgaaaaagaaaaatctatcTCTTTGGTGATCTAACTCGTGttcagggagaggggaggagggaatgtgtgtgtgtgtgtgtctatgtgtgtacgcgcgtatgtgtgtgtgtgcgggaggTGAGGAGTGGGGGTGGTtgaaagagaggcagacaatACGATTGTGCAAAATTATCCCGTTCCCTCGTCACTCCAGCAGCGCTTTATTAGGAGGCCCGGTTTTGTACCATCGGCAAACTGGGCTCGGCAACAACGGtggaggacagagacagaggagtgggATTTCTACCTGCGTTTCTGTCAGCGAGTGGCTCTCTCGGTGTGTTCGCTGTTTACAAGGGCTTTTATTATCATCACCATCTCCCACAAGAGGAACGGAGAAATCTCTGCACGCACTCCGCGATTCTATCGGCACAACCATCTCTATTGTTTTCCAGCTGGGGGTCACGAGGCAGCACTTTcacaagatttttttaatcttcgAACAATCTTCATACaagagctgttttatttttgtttttcatttatgagGAGGGGCATGTAGCAGCATCTTGAAAATAGCGactacacagaaaaacatcaatCCAATAAATTGCACTGCATTTTGATTCAAATAGTGCAGTAAACCAATTTAATATTTGAAGAACAAACCGGGCACTTCGGTTTATGTCTATGGTCATATTGCTGCGTTTAGGCCTTTAAAGAAAATTGCGGTTCTAAATTTGACTAACCGAAGaggggaggatgaggaggaatgGCGATgataatgttttattgtaaaattaacGAAACACAATCACCGTTTTTATCGTGAGAGCTGTCGGCGGAGTAACTCCTCAAGCAGACATCAAGGATTGACAGTACAAGTTCTTCACAGCGAGTGGTGAGTTTCTCCAAGTGTATGAAAACACCACTAGAGTCTTGCGACTTGAATCGTGTTAAAAGAATTATATATTGCAGCTATCTGTACAAATATTTGTGACCGATATTATCTTTCCGAAAACTTGCATTGCACATTGAGTAGGTTAACGGACAAAAACAGCAGCGAAAAGCAGAACTGTTACCTTAAGAGGCATGTAGGCTACTACAACACGATGTTACAGATTAATATTGTAAACATCATTTAAGGATTTGCAAATTTTAGAATTTTGATCTAATTAATTCAGCGAAATGTCATTTGATTGATGAGGTTTTATGATAAGGAAAAtatgtgttttgatttgtttaaaatctGAAACTTTATAGGACAACACTTCTAAGTGCTGTCCTATAAAGCACGGTGCAACAGATTGATGCTAACGCTTTTGAGCCGCCAATGTAGCTGCATATTTTAGTGCCATATCGTGGTGTCAGACAGCCAGATAACTGGATATTTTGGTTGTAGCAGATAGTCAGCTGTGAGTGTGGATCTCTAATTCTGAAAATAATCTGTTTCCATTATTGTCACTGCTGACTAAATGTCACAAATTTAGACCTTAACAAAATCGTTTACTTTTCATTGGTTGTTAATTTTAAGGTAGCGGATTCTTCTGTAGGCTATGGCACGACACCGGGAATTAACGTCTTTCTTTTAGTCGAGAACATTAAGcgcacaaaaacattttcttaccTGTATGTAACTCTGACATattagtgttttgttttaaatattgacaTATGTTATAAATCTTCAAATGCTTACCCGCCTGTCAACCTCTAAAATATTGCTTGAATGTGCGATTAGGCTTTAGGAGATGTGCCATCATTGTCACAATAGTATatgataacatttacattattttacatctCTCAAGCACACAAAATTGATGAGACATGTGCATCCACCACAGAATTACTCTGTACTGGCTTAGAGAACAGGATTAGATTTTATGCATATTATATTAATTCAGTCATATAGTGAAGATGACTTGCTTAGTTACGTCAGCTGCTTGTTCCGTGACGTTTGAAGTAACATTTGTCACATCTGGGAAAACTTACCTGCTGGGTAACAGCAACCCAGAGCAGCCGTCAAAACCGTCATGGCTCTACCTGCGATTCTGGAATTGCATGTTTAATTGTTTGCTAATGTGAGGTAGTTTGGTtgacaatataacaataatacGACTGTGAATGTTTTCGTTGCAGATAACCTTGTTCAAACTTGAAACTGAAGCTAAgcaaattacacagaaaaaatctgaaaatgatgcTGAGTCCAGATCAGCCTGACTCCGACCTCCCGTGGGGCCAGTCCGACGCCGAATCGGTGCTGCACGACATCAAGATCGGCTGCGTCTCCGACGAGCcgatggagggagaggggaagacgAGGTCCCTCGCCCCACAGGCTCTTAGCAGAGAGGAGAAGCGGAGAAGGAGACGCGCCACGGCGAAGTACCGCTCGGCCCACGCCACCCGTGAACGGATCCGGGTGGAAGCCTTCAACGTAGCGTTCGCCGAGCTAAGGAAGCTGCTGCCCACCCTTCCGCCAGACAAGAAGCTCTCCAAAATCGAAATCCTTAGGCTCGCGATTTGCTACATCTCCTATCTCAACCACGTTTTGGACGTTTAGAAAACCGATCGCATTTTCCTTACAAAGGAAACCGTGCGGCAAAGACAACGTTTtaagggggaaaaagggaagCGTGGAATATCCGGAGGAAACATAATTAGGCTATGTTGTATTATTGCTGTCATTAATCATGGTCAGCCGAGCTCCCACTTAGCCGAAGAGTGGGAGGTTAAGAGAAATTGAACTTGGAGCTTGCTATTTCTCATATTTTAGTAGCGAGATTTATTTACGAAAACGCAATGGTGTTTTTTAAGGAGTTCAACTCCTTCACTTTTCCGCAATTCTAGTGAAAAGGCCGGTGACAACTTGGTTGTGCTGTGCAACAGTTATTTCGATTACTTTGAGTtgtaaaacaagcaaataaataatgcaataatttcATTGGTGGTATATGTAAAGGGACTggattatgaaataaaacataactAGTTGCTTTCAAAGGTAAAATAAGGGGTAGATTAACAACAGTCTACCGTTGTCTTAAGATATTTTGTACTGTTGTACCTTAGCTAAAACACGTTTGCCAGCGGTTTACGTAACATTGGCAGTGATTCAGATAAGCggaggaaaacaagaaaaataggCCTAATTTGAATTAAACTAAAATATTAGCTGCTGAATATAATGAAGGATCAGtaagaaagggagagaatatgtttctctccctttcttagAATAAGTGCCACTTCTTGAGAGACATCAAATTGTGACCTTAATTATTCTTGggttggttatttatttatttatttatttatttatttatttatttatttaataaatattcaagTAAATTcaagtttatttcatttattcgcttgtttatatttgtgtctTTCATAGATTCAATGTCCGATGTTTAcgtataaatgtatgtataattattCATGTATAATTATTTACTTTAGACTGTGGTGTTGGACTACGAGTGATGTTGTTGCTCTTCAATTGCACTTTTTAGTGAAAATTTTCCGTTTTGAGTATTTTGTAAATGGAATTGTACGTCGAACAGCAACGTATCATTGATTGTTAtgattttgttgaaaatgtatgtCTGGCAACGATACGCACTTCACCTTAGATGTCTTGTATCAACTTCCTTGGTAGTTTTCTGAGTGTTAAGGGGATGAATGCTTGGAATTTCAATTCAGTGCTGTGCAGGAGTAATATTTTCTTcaatttgcaaaataataataagtctTGGAAATCACGCAATCAAAAAACGTCAATTTTTAAAAACGCGCAACacataatgtttaaaaataatatttaaatacatatattgtCTGTTGATCTTTTGACAAACGTTGTATTCCGTATCTTGTGAGGATACAGCATTAAAATTCCAAGTGACATCTCCGGTGCTGCAACCAAAAATTATTTCAACTTAGCCAACATGCTTTTATagagagagattttatttttaggctTTTATTAgataaattttatttgtattcgTCACTGCTTTGAATATAAGACAATAACTGATTTTTatagtgaggggaaaaaaacaacatatccGCTATCCAAAGATTTCCTGTCTTTTCAGGGTTTTATCGTGTCTTCGTTGCTTTATAGCACATATTTTGTAGTGGAGTAGCTATAATAAGCTGGTTTCTAAGGAATAcagttttttcatattttaatagtGAGttgtttccaaaaataaatatttaaaaaaggatgtaatagttttgtgtttgttttcagggaTTCCTTtctttaaaagggaaaaaaacgtTCAATTTCAACGTTCAAATCGTTTAGCCTAGCACAGATAGGTCACAGCTCTTAAAGGGTAAAAGAGAAGAAAGCGCAGATGGTTCCCCGTTCTTACAAATACTACGAATATATTGTGATGTTATTCAATCTTATTGCCATAATGTCTATACAAATTTCGgttatatttgttttaactGAATCGAATAAAGGTGTGTAAGTAGAAGACTGCAGTAACCATCTTTGCGCTTGGCTTGAATCGATCCCTCATGGGTAGTGTGATCTTAAGTAGTGTTACTAGTTAAGAAAAATAGCCAATCAACGTTTTTAAATTGCCCTTAGAATAGAGCGAtggataattattattatggtcTTGTTTAAAATTGCATGAAGCGCCCCATCCATGAATTCGATTTCAACAGGCCACAACAGATGTCAAATCTCTGGAGGAGAACTGCACGGATCTTTAATATGTCCAGATTACCAAATATCTTATCAGCTCTtaacttctgaaaaaaaaaaaatcgcaggTAGCCTATATGTGACGTCAGTTCGGTTCACGTGCTTACCGATATTTAAACCCGGTAATGGAGGAACGACTTCTTTGCACAAACAGAAGCTCCGAAGCGTCTGGTCAGTGCGAGTTATTTCGCAATGCTTGTGTTTCGCTGCTCCTGTTCGCTTTTGGCTGAAAGGCGCTTTCCCCAGGGAGGGGGCAGGTGTTACCCCAGACGAGCCAAGACAACCAAATTACTGGCCGTCTGGCACCTCCcgtgggaaagagagagagggagaatggagagatggaaaaacacGAGCAAGGACCAACATCCATGCGATATTGCTTGTAAGAGCTGTGGAAATATTgcagattttaaaatgcaattttatcGCTGTAAtaacattgacataaatattaatgaacaTATTAATATGATATCAATATTCACAATGCTACAGGAAATAATATGTTGGCTGGACAAGTATAGACGAAACTGTTTATTCATGGATATAGGCCATTTTTATTTCGGGTAAACAAATGTAACCTCACAAATAGATAGATGCGAactgtctccttctccttcgGTAGCCTATAGGGTAGACTAGTTTGACAACAAACATGGATACAATAGAACGAGGCAAAATCGTCCATAGCAGAATGGCGACTAGCTCATTCCGCATGTCATATTTTATGACGCGTAGTCATTAAAGACATGGTTCGGCTTTGTTAACATAGCTCGCTTGAACTAATTCTCAAAATCCTAAATCCTTTCTCAAAGTTAGGGAGTTTGCCTTGCCGTTAAATCGCTACTGGGTCATACATTGCACGACGGCTTAATTACGTACACATTGCGCCCATTACTTGCTGTTGTGCATCCGGTAATTTCTGCAAAATCAACTTGACATTTTGGAGCTAATTTGAATCCATTTTATTGTGCAGAGATCCCACTCCCACGTGGGTCGAGCGTGGCTTTCAGGAAAAGTAATGAGGAAGACGCCCATGGAGCCGCTTCTGTTTGACGCTCCTGTACTTTACACTGCAGCTCCTCTGAGAAACCATTATTGGCTCTTATTAAAAATTTATCGGATGAAATCAAGGTAGGACAACATTGCCAAGGAGAGTGTTGCACAGGTAAACCAGGCCTTAAAGCTTCCAGCAGCAGAACTAGTGCTTTTCTTGCtccatgttttttgttgtgtgcaTCTCCACAGTGCCAGGTAGGGCTCATTGTCGTTTCAGGTTTATTGTCAGTGTTACAGGCTTATTGTTACccacaaaatatgaattttcagtttgttgtggTCTCCCAACACATGCAGTCAGTACGTTTAGGGGTTCTCTATGAAATGTCCTCCCTTGATGAAGGTCCCTTATAGCCTCATCAGTTCATTACTGTACTCGAGTCTTTTGTATGTACTTGCAAATGAACCAGTAAAGTCCTTTTgcaaatttctcttttttacatattactgtAATTGCTCGTGAAACTCTGGATTTGTGTCTTTAACTGTTCACGGATATCATTTTAATAGATATGACCCTTTTCTCTCTTCATGAGAAGGAGAGCATCTTTTGTCCCAGACACCAAGAAATTCCTTCTGCCCCTATTTTGTACAGTATGACATCAGATGACCATTGAATGCATGAATTCTGAGTACCATAATAACAAAGCAGagagcacacccacacaggtgCTTTTTAGGAAAAATTGATGAACTTCTGGATACTATTGCAGGGGATCCTTTCCAATATTACTAACAAAAGCTTTGTCACTTTCAGGCATAGACCTCTGCTATAAAGTTATAATTTTTTAAACCTAAGGACAGTCTAGCTCTTTGAGTTGGCTTCACATATTGATCTCCCAAAGTTGAATACAGTGCATTAGCCTACAGTCTCTATCAGATTCAACACTGTCAGCTTTGTCATTCAAGAAGGAATGATTTGTATGCTCAGAGAAACTCAGCAGGAAAAACATTTGGGAAACCACTGATACAGCATCTTATTCCCTTAAAATTACACAACAGACACATGATAAGTGGATATTGTTTTCATGAAAGATTTATCAAACCGGACAATCACATTATGCAACTTACAAATTTAAAACTTAAATAACACCGTCACATGCTGGTATGTCACTCATTTAGTTTTGATGACTGAATGCGTTGTCCTGTACCTAATTATTAATATGTTCCCTGGTTTGGCATTAGTTCACAAAtctgaattatttttcagttttatggcCCCAGGTTGGAAGCCACTGGTTTAAATAACAGAGAGCACTGGGGCGGAAGCTCCGTCATTCAGTCACTGCTGCCGATTCGCCACCCTGGAGAAAACAGGTGTGTGTAGCAGAGCCAGAGGCAATAGCAAATGCAGgcttgttctgtgtgtgtgtgtgtgtgtgtctgtctgtgcacgcgtgtgtctgtgcatgtgtgtttgtgtgtgtggtaaagACACAAGAATAGTGCTGAATCAAAGCTTGAGTATGTGATTTGATGATgagaatgtgtgcgtgtctgcgtgtgtgtgt
Protein-coding regions in this window:
- the LOC118789505 gene encoding helix-loop-helix protein 2-like, giving the protein MMLSPDQPDSDLPWGQSDAESVLHDIKIGCVSDEPMEGEGKTRSLAPQALSREEKRRRRRATAKYRSAHATRERIRVEAFNVAFAELRKLLPTLPPDKKLSKIEILRLAICYISYLNHVLDV